In Thunnus thynnus chromosome 13, fThuThy2.1, whole genome shotgun sequence, the following proteins share a genomic window:
- the gusb gene encoding beta-glucuronidase has translation MSSRSYFLSGRLQQSGLSRMSPSGVLGVLRVLCVCALWDAVCPLDTGMLFPRESSSREVKELSGLWVFRADKSSNRNQGFEKAWYKSPLAETGPVIDMPVPASYNDITQDPTLRDFIGWVWYEQEVVVPARWIADEGTRVVLRVGSAHYYSVVWVNGVQVTEHKGGHLPFEAEIGGLIRKDPTTPCRITIAVNNTLTLETLPPGIIQHMNDLSKYPPGFFVQNIYFDFFNYAGIHRPVLLYTTPKAYVDDITVVTDFLDNTGLVKYKVSVQGAAKANLKVTLMDKNRHCVASSNQPSGVLKVEDVNLWWPYLMHENPGYLYSLEVRVMAADERSTYEDVYSLPVGIRTVNVTSTQFLINNKPFYFHGVNKHEDSDIRGKGLDWPLIVKDFNLLKWLGANSFRTSHYPYAEEILQMCDRHGIVVIDECPGVGIKDIRSFGNASLAHHLDVMDELVRRDKNHPSVVMWSVANEPAAEMPPAEFYFKTLIKHTKALDPTRPVTYITDSNYARDKGAPYVDVICVNSYFSWYHDPGHLEVIPIQLNSQFENWYGKYQKPIIQSEYGADAVPGIHSDPPMMFTEEYQKVVLQSYHNVFDQKRKQYVIGELIWNFADFMTAQGVTRVVGNKKGVFTRQRQPKAAAFILRDRYWRLANETGRLPPWTKYPCPL, from the exons ATGAGCAGCAGAAGTTACTTCCTGAGTGGACGCCTGCAGCAGTCTGGTTTGTCCAGGATGTCTCCCTCCGGGGTCCTCGGTGTGCTCCgggtcctgtgtgtgtgcgcgctgtGGGACGCGGTGTGTCCGCTGGACACCGGGATGCTTTTCCCCCGGGAGTCTTCCTCCAGGGAGGTGAAGGAGCTGAGCGGGCTGTGGGTCTTCAGGGCTGACAAGTCTTCTAACAGGAACCAGGGCTTCGAGAAAGCATGGTACAAAAGTCCCCTTGCAGAG ACTGGCCCAGTGATCGACATGCCAGTACCTGCCAGCTACAACGACATCACCCAGGACCCCACACTGAGAGACTTCATTGGCTGGGTGTGGTATGAGCAAGAGGTGGTGGTGCCTGCCCGCTGGATCGCCGATGAGGGAACAAGAGTGGTTCTCAGAGTGGGGAGTGCTCACTATTATTCAGTGGTG TGGGTGAACGGGGTGCAAGTGACAGAGCATAAAGGTGGCCATCTTCCCTTTGAGGCAGAGATAGGCGGTTTAATCCGCAAGGACCCAACGACGCCGTGCAGGATCACCATCGCTGTCAACAACACTCTGACTCTGGAGACTCTTCCTCCAGGAATCATCCAGCACATGAACGACCTCTCCAA GTATCCTCCTggtttttttgtgcaaaacatCTACTTTGATTTCTTCAACTATGCTGGGATACATCGTCCTGTGCTGCTGTATACAACTCCTAAGGCTTATGtggatgacatcactgtggtGACTGACTTCTTGGATAACActg GTCTAGTCAAATACAAGGTATCAGTCCAAGGTGCTGCCAAAGCTAACCTGAAGGTCACTTTGATGGACAAAAACCGCCACTGTGTGGCCTCCTCCAACCAGCCATCTGGAGTGCTCAAAGTAGAAGATGTCAATCTGTGGTGGCCGTACTTGATGCATGAGAATCCAGGTTATCTTTACTCTTTGGAG GTTCGTGTGATGGCAGCTGATGAGAGATCAACATATGAGGATGTCTATAGTCTACCAGTTGGCATCCGCACTGTCAATGTTACCAGCACCCAGTTCCTCATAAACAACAAGCCCTTCTATTTCCATGGAGTCAATAAACACGAGGACTCTGAT ATTAGAGGAAAAGGCTTGGACTGGCCCCTGATTGTCAAAGACTTCAACTTACTGAAGTGGTTGGGGGCCAACTCTTTCCGTACCAGCCACTACCCCTATGCGGAGGAGATCCTGCAGATGTGTGACCGCCATGGCATTGTGGTGATAGATGAGTGCCCAGGGGTGGGCATCAAAGACAT CCGCAGTTTTGGAAACGCCTCCCTGGCTCATCACCTGGATGTCATGGACGAGCTTGTGCGTCGGGACAAGAACCATCCCTCTGTGGTCATGTGGTCAGTAGCCAATGAGCCAGCGGCAGAGATGCCTCCAGCTGAATTTTATTTCAA GACGTTGATAAAGCATACCAAAGCTCTGGACCCCACTCGACCTGTCACTTACATCACAGACAGTAACTATGCCAGGGACAAGGGG GCTCCCTATGTGGATGTAATCTGTGTGAACAGTTACTTCTCCTGGTACCATGATCCAGGTCACTTGGAGGTCATCCCCATCCAGCTCAACAGCCAGTTTGAGAACTGGTATGGAAAGTACCAGAAACCCATCATCCAGAGTGAATATGGAGCAGATGCAGTGCCAGGGATCCACAGT GATCCACCCATGATGTTTACTGAGGAGTACCAGAAGGTAGTCCTGCAGAGCTATCACAATGTGTTTGACCAGAAGAGGAAGCAGTATGTCATCGGTGAACTAATCTGGAACTTTGCCGACTTCATGACTGCACAAG GGGTCACCCGTGTCGTGGGGAACAAGAAGGGTGTTTTCACCAGGCAAAGGCAGCCCAAAGCAGCAGCATTCATCCTGAGGGATAGGTACTGGAGACTGGCAAATGAAACTGGGAGACTACCTCCTTGGACCAAATACCCCTGCCCCCTCTGA
- the LOC137194994 gene encoding ESX-1 secretion-associated protein EspI-like, which yields MPPTPARPDGGSFQRVDYLVECPAGDGVPEVIRILDHDDDNNLPICISSDKKEEGEVAVSIVRTGGGEDVPPFSSDEESDEEEDEDTEDSEGWSDSSSEDAGYDSLSEDEEELEDNHIRCRSPLVQQLSPENIWQRWREACPPVPAGSPVPAGSPVPAGPPVPAGPPVPAGPPVPVAAPVVVPQQLTARRPPVPVRHRKPRGASASQRPEESTPSTPSLSSSMKRSREDSHWERVTAKRPRRNCEERTDNSAPSTSDHSSSTNSSWDESYRDSLLLFSGLSLYTKKSRGDSDSEEVTAKRLKRDCEERPDNSAPPTSDLSSSPISSRDESYGYAEPSTSSGISASTNRPFRERHFGIPLWAYDSDSD from the exons ATGCCGCCGACTCCTGCACGTCCTGACG GTGGCTCCTTTCAGCGTGTCGACTACCTTGTTGAGTGTCCTGCAGGAGACGGCGTCCCTGAAGTCATCAGGATCCTGGACCACGATGATGACAACAATCTCCCCATCTGCATCTCTTCTGACAAGAAGGAGGAGGGTGAGGTTGCGGTAAGTATTGTACGTACAGGTGGAGGTGAGGACGTTCCTCCGTTCTCTTCTGATGAAGAGAGTgacgaagaggaggatgaagacaCCGAAGACAGTGAGGGCTGGTCTGACTCGTCAAGCGAGGATGCTGGATATGACAGTCTGTCCGAAGatgaagaagaattagaagacaACCACATCAGATGTCGCTCTCCTCTCGTCCAGCAGCTCTCACCAGAGAACATTTGGCAGCGTTGGAGAGAAGCTTGTCCTCCTGTTCCTGCTGGTTCTCCTGTTCCTGCTGGTTCTCCTGTTCCTGCTGGTCCTCCTGTTCCTGCTGGTCCTCCTGTTCCTGCTGGTCCTCCTGTTCCTGTTGCTGCTCCTGTTGTTGTTCCTCAGCAGCTGACTGCCAGGCGTCCACCGGTACCTGTTCGGCACCGCAAGCCCCGAGGAGCTTCAGCATCCCAACGGCCTGAAGAGTCTACTCCTTCAACCCCCAGCCTCAGCTCGTCCATGAAGAGGAGCAGGGAGGACAGCCACTGGGAGAGGGTGACTGCTAAGCGGCCAAGGAGGAACTGTGAGGAGAGAACAGACAACTCAGCTCCCTCAACTTCAGACCACAGCTCTTCTACAAACAGCAGCTGGGACGAGAGCTACAGAGACTCACTACTTTTATTCTCCGGCCTCAGCTTGTACACGAAGAAGAGCAGGGGAGACAGTGACTCGGAGGAGGTGACTGCTAAGCGCCTGAAGAGGGACTGTGAGGAAAGACCTGACAACTCAGCTCCCCCAACGTCAGACCTCAGCTCCTCTCCAATCAGCAGCAGGGACGAGAGCTACGGATACGCAGAGCCCTCAACTTCAAGCGGCATCTCCGCATCTACAAACAGGCCATTCAGGGAGCGTCATTTTGGGATCCCGTTGTGGGCTTATGACAGCGACTCAGACTAG